GTACAGATTCGTACGATGGAAAACAATCAGCCACCATTGCGTTTTATCGCACCTGGCCGTGTTTACCGTAACGATTACGACCAAACTCATACTCCAATGTTCCACCAAGTAGAAGGTATGTTGGTTGACGAGAAAGTAAACTTCGCTCAGCTAAAAGGTATCTTGAACGACTTCCTATGTAACTTCTTTGAAGAAGATTTAGAAGTTCGATTCCGTCCTTCTTACTTCCCATTCACAGAGCCTTCTGCAGAAGTGGACGTGAAAGGGAAAAACGGTAAATGGTTAGAGGTTCTAGGTTGCGGTATGGTTCACCCGAACGTACTTCGCAGTGTAGGTATCGACCCTGAAAAATACTCTGGTTTCGCATTTGGTATGGGCGTTGAACGTCTTACTATGTTGCGTTACGGCGTAAACGACCTTCGTGCATTCTTCGAAAACGATCTTCGTTTCCTCAAACAGTTCAAGTAATCAGGGGCCCCAAAGAGGGATAGAAACACTATGAAATTCAGCGAATCATGGCTTCGTGAGTGGGTTAACCCTGCGGTGACAACTGACGAGCTTACTCATCAAATTACAATGGCTGGCTTGGAAGTCGATGACGTACTTCCTGTAGCGGGCGACTTCACAGGTGTGAAAGTGGGTAAAGTTGTGGAATGTGCACAACACCCAGACGCAGACAAATTGCGCGTAACTAAAATCGATATCGGTGCTGAAGAGCTGCTGGATATTGTGTGTGGCGCGCCAAACTGTCGTCAAGGTATCAAAGTTGCTGTTGCAACGGTTGGTGCCGTTCTTCCTGGTGATTTTAAAATTAAAAAAGCAAAACTTCGCGGACAACCTTCGCACGGTATGCTGTGTTCATTTTCAGAGCTAGGAATCGATGTTGAATCTGATGGCATCATGGAATTGGCGGAAGATGCAGTACTAGGGACTGATTTCCGTGAATTCTTAGGTCTTAACGATGTAACTATCGATGTTGACTTAACGGCTAACCGCGCAGACTGTTTCAGTATTCGTGGTCTAGCTCGTGAAGTGGGCGTATTAAACCGTGCAGACGTGAACGCTCCAGAAACATCACCAGTACCAAGCACTATCGACGATACTGTTTCAGTTGACGTTCAAGCGCCAGCTGCATGTCCTCGTTACCTAAGCCGCGTAGTTAAAAACGTAAACGTGAAAGCGTCTACGCCAATGTGGATGCAAGAGAAATTGCGCCGTTGTGGTATTCGTTCTATCGATCCTATCGTTGACGTGACTAACTACGTGATGCTTGAACAAGGTCAGCCAATGCACGCATTCGATCTTGCGAAGATTGAAGGTGGCATCGTCGTTCGTTTAGCCGAGCAAGGTGAAAAACTGACGCTACTCGACGGTACTGAAGCTGAACTCCAAGAAGGTACACTTGTTGTTGCTGATAAAGCGAAAGCACTGGCTCTTGCAGGTATCTTTGGCGGTGAACACTCAGGTGTAAGCAGTGACACTCAAGACGTATTACTTGAATGTGCATTCTTTGCGCCAGCAGCGATTCGTGGTCGTGCACGTGAATACGGGTTGCACACTGATTCTTCACTTCGTTTTGAACGTGGTGTGGATTTTGATCTGCAATACGCGGCAATGGAACGTGCAACTCAGCTATTGATTGATATCTGTGGTGGTGACGTTGCTCCTGTTAATGCAACAGAAGCAAGCGCAGAATTGCCAACAGCAAACACAGTGTCACTGCGTCGCACTAAACTGAATGACCTTTTAGGCCATCATGTTGAAGATGCTGACGTCGTAGAGATTCTAGAGCGCTTAGGTCTTTCTGTAGAAAGCACTGATGCAGGTTGGACTGCAACCGCACCAAGCTGGCGTTTTGATATCGCGATTGAACAAGATCTTGTAGAAGAAGTTGGCCGTATTTACGGTTACGACAATATTCCAAACCAAGCGCCTGTTGCTGGCTTGAGCATGAACTTGCACAAAGAAGCAAACTTGCCGCTTAAACGCGTACGTGATCTACTTGTTGACCGTGGTTACCATGAAGCAATTACTTACAGCTTCGTTGAACCAGAACAACAAAAATTGATCGTGCCTGATGTTGAACCTTTAGTATTGCCTAACCCAATTTCTGCAGACATGTCTGCAATGCGTTTAGGTCTGATCCAAGGTCTGCTCAACACGGTTGTACGTAACCAAAAACGTCAGCAACCACGTGTTCGTTTATTTGAATACGGTTTACGCTTTACTCCAGATGAAGCGGCTGAGAACGGTATGCGTCAAGAACCAATTCTTGCGGGTGTGATTTCTGGTACGTTGAATGACGAACACTGGAATATTAATACCGCGACCGTTGATTTCTTTGATCTTAAAGGTGACCTAGAAGCGATTCTCGATCTTACCGCGAATGATAAAGCTTACAGCTTTACCGCAGTAAAACACCCAGCTCTTCATCCGGGTCAAGCGGCAGCTATCCTTGTTGACGGTAAGCAAGTGGGCGTTATCGGTACGGTTCACCCTGAACTTGAACGCAAATTTGGTCTAAACGGCCGCACTGTTGTGTTTGAAATCGAGTGGAATGCGATTGCGACTCGCGTGATTCCTGAAGCAGTTTCATTATCTAAATTCCCATCGAACCGTCGTGATATCGCAGTAGTGGTTGATGATACGGTTGCTTCTGACGCGATTGTTCAAGCGTGTGTGGCTGCTGGTGGTGAATTGCTAAAAGATGCGAAACTGTTTGACGTTTACGTGGGTCAAGGTGTTGAGGATGGTAAGAAGAGTCTTGCTATTGCTCTGACACTACAATCAACAGAACGTACTCTAGAAGAAGCAGATATTTCTACTGCCGTTGATGCTATTGTTGCTCACGTCGGTGAGAAATTTGGTGCATCTTTGCGCGATTAATTGTTATCTATACCGCAAATTTGAAAAACAGGCTCTTATCAAGAGCCTGTTTTTTTATGTCACAAGCGCAGAAAAAGTGTCGCAACTGTTAGAATTATGTCAAGTAACCCCATGATTTATTAGAGAAATTAAAAATTTTGATCGCATCGAAAAATTGACATTTCGTTTTTTAATAATATTTTATTCTAATAAATAACACTTATGTAGGGTAATTATCTGAATTATATTCGGTAAATTATCAAAAATGATGTCAAATGTTGGTTTTCATCAAATTATATGCGCCTAGTTTTGTTAAAAAGTGCAGTTTAGGTTGCGAAAAAAAGTTGGCGAAAATCATAAGCTTGGCATACACTTTTCAGGTATTGCTGATATGTTGTTGATTCAGCAAGGCAAATTATTGCCACGGCGCTGTCATCAAGACAGCAAGATTAACTAAGCTTTGAGGGAAGTTTTATGGCGCTCACAAAAGCCGATTTGGCAGAAAGCCTGTTTGAGAAATTGGGTTTTAGCAAACGTGATGCCAAGGAAACGGTTGAGGTGTTTTTCGAAGAGGTTCGTAAAGCACTCGAAAGTGGTGAACAGGTAAAACTCTCTGGTTTCGGCAATTTCGATCTACGTGATAAAAATGAACGTCCTGGTCGTAACCCGAAAACTGGGGAAGACATTCCAATTTCCGCTAGACGTGTCGTAACGTTCCGCCCAGGGCAAAAATTAAAAGCCCGCGTCGAGAACATTGAAGTCACTAAATAAGGACCGAGCATAAAGACCTTGTGATTAGGCAAGGTCTGTATGCCCTCGTGACGTTACTTACACGGATTTAAGCAGCCTGGAGTTGTGTAGTGATATATGGCTGCCAGGCTTGTTGATATAAGTCCTGTGAGCGACTGCGTATTCGATCTATTTTGGTTAACTCTAATTCCGTCAATTCACGGTTTTCCAGTAGAGCCGTGCGTTCAATTTTCTGTACCTGTTCATAAATCGTATGTTCAGGGCCGCTCTTTACTTGTGCAATATTTGCCAAGTGTAACTGAACCTCTGCCACAATATTTGTTTTTGGCAAACGAACCAACAAATTCAAGTCGCGATAACCGGAAGGGGCTGGTTTTTTAAAGCGGTTTTTCACCTTTACCACTGTCGCTTCACGATTCAAAATTTCATACGCTTTTACTAAACTCGGTACATCATCGGCTACGATGGTTGCACGGGCTAAGTCTGTAATACGAGTATTGTCTCCAGCAAATTCCGCTCGTATTTTCTCTTGGGCACGCTCTTTTGATTTTACCCCTGCAAAATGGGGCTGAGTACCAGTGAGCATTGCTGTCGATTTACAAAGATTCTCTAATTCCATTTGTGCTTGATGAGCTTTGGTATACAGAATATCGAAATCATCATAGGGCTGTTTGATTGCCGCGTTGGTCGTTTGAATGCCGTAAAGACCACTTAAACTATGACGAAACAGTTTGCTGCTGACTTCATTTTGAGATTCTGCTCGGTTTTCTGGTGCAGAAGTATCTGCAGGCATTGCTGCAAATGCTGGACCACGGCTGAAGATTAATAGCATGAGTGCCGTGGTACGTAATAAAAGGCTCATTGACTCTCCTTAGCTTACACAGTTGGGTCAGAGTTTGGAGTTAAAGTTTTTCGACACCAAGTAAAGCTGATAGATAGTGAGTACTTATCACGTATATCTATATATAAGGATATTGAGAGCAAACACAATCCCTTTGACGCAATGCTGACATAAACTTTGCAGTTCAGTTGGATAGTTTAATGGCGACTGTTTCCAGGATTAAGATTATCTATCAGTAGGTTAAGTTAAGATTGAGGGCGGTGCTAGGATTCGGTTAGAGAATACGATAATCTTACGCTCATTCCCTTTAAAAGACAGAGAACACTAATGAGAGATCCGGAATTTTGGCACAGTAAATGGGCGTCAAATAAGATTGGGTTTCATCTCGATGATGTTAACCCGTTGCTGGAGACGTTTTGGTCACAGTTAAATCCGCAACGCGAGCAATCCGTGCTAGTGCCACTGTGTGGTAAGTCAGAAGATTTGGTTTGGCTGGCAGAAAGGCATAATGACGTTACAGGTGTTGAGCTCAGTCCAATAGCTGTGAGGGCCTTCTTTGCTGAACACTTTTATACACCACTGGTGACTCAAATTAATCATGCTCATGAATTGTATCAGTTTGATGAACTCTCTATCTTTACGGGTGACTTCTTTACTGCGCCATTGGATAGTGTCGATCTTGTCTATGATCGGGCCGCTATGGTCGCTCTGCCTGAAGATATGCGAGTAGAGTACGTCGAGCATATTAAACGTTTACTAAAACCAGGTGGTAAGGTGCTGCTCGTCACGTTAGATTACCCACAGCAAGAGTTAAGTGGTCCTCCTTTTAGTATTCCGGAGCAAGAGGTGCGTCGCCTATTTGCGGACTGGAATATTACTATATTACAAGAAGATATCGCAGATGAGGATCATCCAAAAATTGCGCAGAAGGGACTATCGCGTTTTTCTGAAGTGGTTTGGATGATTGAAAAAGCCTAGTGGGTCGTTTTACGTCCTAGACGAAAATAAAAATAGCATGCCAAGGCATGCTATTTTTGTATCTGTGCAACGTGTGAAAGCGAACTTAGTTGTAATGAACTTGAATTGCTTTCATTGCATCAATGGCTTTATCAACTGCGCTTTGGGTATCTTTATCGCGGACTAAAGCGACACCTAAGCGACGACGACCAGCGATTTCAGGTTTGCCAAATAGACGAACTTGAGTTTGAGGTAGCGCTAGCGCGTCCTCTAAGCCACTGAATTGAATGTTTTGTGATGTACCATTACCTAGTAGCGCCGCGGAAGCCGCAGGACCGTATTGCGTGATTGAGCCAATCGGTAGACCTGTGAAAGCGCGAACATGCAAGGCAAACTCGGAGACATCTTGTGAGATCAATGTTACGAGGCCAGTATCATGTGGGCGAGGTGACACTTCATTGAAAATGACTTTGTCACCTTTTACAAATAGCTCAACACCAAATAAACCATAACCGCCTAAGGCATTAACCACTTCTTCAGCAACAAATTCAGCAGCTTTACGGGCATTTTCTGACATCACTTGTGGCTGCCAAGATTCACGGTAGTCACCATCTTCTTGGCGGTGACCGATCGGTGCACAGAAGTGCACGCCGTCTACTGCACGAACAGTTAATAGCGTGATTTCATAATCGAAATCGATAAAACCTTCAACAATCACGCGACCAGCACCGCTACGGCCACCTTCTTGAGCGTATGTCCAAGATTTTTCGACATCTTCAGGCGTTTTAATGACACTTTGGCCTTTACCTGACGAGCTCATCACTGGCTTACACACACACGGTGTACCGACGAATTCAACCGCTGCTAAAAATTCTTCGTAGCTATCAGAAAAACGGTAAGGTGAAGTTGGCAGAGAAAGTTCTTCTGCGGCTAAGCGACGAATCCCTTCTCGGTTCATAGTTAGGCGAGTGGCGTTCGCAGTAGGAACAACATTGAGCCCTTGCGCTTCCAGCTCCACCAGTTTTGGTGTAGCAATCGCTTCGACTTCTGGTACGACATAATCGGGTTTCTCTTCCGCGATGACTTTTGCTAGCGCGTCGCCGTCGAGCATGTCAAAAACATGACTACGATGAGCCACTTGCATTGCAGGTGCATCAGCGTAGCGATCACATGCGATCACTTCTAATCCAAGACGTTGACATTCGATCGCTACCTCTTTACCAAGTTCGCCTGAACCTAGAAGTAGTACACGGGTAGCGTTAGCGCGGGTAGCAGTCCCCAACATAGAGAATCCTTTTAAAAATTAATCGGCTTAGTCAAGATAGCCGCAATCATACTGAAAAAAACGAAAAAAGCAAACGTTTGCGTGAGCGTTTCTTTGCGGCAAGAGCTGGTCAATTTAAGCCGTTTTTATGACGGTTTGATGTCAGCTATTAGGCAATGAAAACGCAAACACCAGTAGTGCAGGCAAGGTAACGATAGCGAAGAAATTGCCAAACAAGACCATAGAGGCGACCTTGGTGGGCTCCACTTGGCATTGTTCCGCAAAGAGATAGTTCATCACTGCAGGCGGTAACATCGTGAACAGCACCATCATTTGCATTTGCATTGCTGGTAAAGGGATTAACCAATAGATCAAAGCAAAAGCGACGAAACCTGTGGCAAGAGATTGTAAGGTTGAGATGATGCCAATTTTTAACCCTGACAATTGCATATTGGTCATTTGCGACCCGAGCGACAATAGCATAATTGGGATACAAGCTTGGCCCAATAAATCTGAGGCTTGATAAAGTGGTTCCCATACAGTGACACCACTTAAGTTAATCGCGATTGCGAGCACGGCGGATAAAAAGAGTGGGGACACGAACACTTGTGCCACAGAGGCAGATTTTTTCAAAATACTTTGGCCGACACTCACTTGTAAGCAGGTTGACACTACCATTAGCATCACAGCAGCAGGCATCGCTTGTGGGCCAAATGTATAAGTAAAAATGGGAATGGCTAAATTGCCACTATTACGAAACATATGCAGTGGTGCCCAAGTTTTGTATTGCCAGTTACCCCAGTGGCAAATTGGAATCATCAGTAAGCCGGGGAGTAGAACCGCGATAAGCGACGCACCGATTAAGGGAAGCTGACTCATATCAAGCTTCATATGCAGTAATGATGAAAATACCAATGCAGGCGTGAACGCCACCAAATTCATCTTATTGAGAGGGCGAAAGTCGGGTTTAAACCAAACCGCTAACAAATAACCGACCACCGCAAGTGCCATGACGGGAAACAAAATCGCAATAACTTGGGAAAACATACCATTCCTTGGATAACGTTTAGCAACGTATTTGTATAACTGATTGACTGAGATGAGATTGAGAACTGCGCTTATCTTAACGTGTCTCGAGCGACGTGCCTACATCAAATTCGCTCGATTTATTGGTTAGCAATGAAAGAGGCATAGGACTGCCTCTTTCTAAAAGGGAGGGAGTTTAATCTAAGGCAAGGTACGCAAGGTCGATGTCTGGATTGATGGCTTCTAACGTTGATTGAGTACAAGCAAGGTGACTAATCGTGCCTTGCGCCATTTCAACCAAAGCGGCATGTTCGATAGCGGTAAATTCTTCGCCTCCCATGCGCACTAAGACAAGAGCAACTTGCAGTGGTGGCAGGCTGGGATTAAACGCTGCATTTTCGGCGTAAGCACCGGTGTAATAACGTCCTGATCGCGTTTGTAACGCCACTCCACTCAGGTTATGTGTGTAAGGTGCATGGCTGCGATTAAGCGCGGAAAGTGCGTGTTGAACAATGGCTTCGTCAACATCACAGTGCTGCCCATTGTCGATTTTGGCCATCAATGCAGATTCGATACCTAAATCCTTTGGTCCGAATGACTCTGGCAAATAGTGTTGAAGCGATTGGCTATCACGTGCTGGCAGTTGGATTTGCAGGGAATCAGCTGTGGTTAACTCATTCATAAATTGGCGACAGTGACCACATGGCGTGTGGTTGACTGTGAGATCTTTAATCCCTTCTTCTCCTTTGGTCCAAGCATGGCTAATTCCGGCTTGTTCAGCGTGAATGGTTTGTCCAAGCTGGGCTCCTGAAAATTCCATATTGGCACCAAAATAAATACGACCACTTAACCCGCGTACAATAGCGCCAACATAAAAGTTTGAAATAGGTACATAGGCAAAAGCGGCGGCCAATGGCAGCAGAGCGATACGCAGTTCAGCATCGCTATAACCGGACAACGTTAATAGTTGGGTAAAATGCTCGGCAGATAGTGTTGCATCAAAATCGTCGGCAAGCACGATAGGGGAAAGATAATCGGAAATGGCTTCAGGTAACGTTTTTAGTGCTTCTTCAATACGGCCTTTCATAAGCTGTCCTTGTTTATTTATGGAGAATTAGTGTAGGAAAATGAGGATTTTTATAAGTGATTTAAATCACAATTTTATTGAAATTGAATTTATTTGTTACATAAATAGAGTGCGATCACACATGTTATCGATTACAGGTGTGCAACTTGTGAACTATATCTATATTCATTCGCTCGCATACGAAAAAGCCGAGAACGGTGGTTTCTCGGCTTTAGATAAGTGCAATACAGTATGTTGATGGGTCAATTCACTATGAAGTGGTGTAACCAAACGATAATGCCAAAAAAGATGGGGGCAAGAATAGAGGTAATTACGCCACACATGACCAACGCTAATGAACTAAATGCGGCATCTTTAGGTTCACGTTCTGCACACGTTGCAGTACCTAGTGCGTGGGAAACTGATCCCATGGTAAGCCCTTTAGCAATAGGGTGAGTAATATTTAACATTTTAAATATTGGATAACCCATAATGGCGCCGAATAAGCCTACGAGCACAACGACAATGGCAGCAATAGAAGGTTCGCCGCCAAGATTTTTTGATACTTCCATCGCGATAGGAGTCGTAATGGATTTCGCCATTAAAGATGCAATCAGCGTAATATTGGTTCCCATTAATACAGCGATAATACCCGCTGTCATCATCGACATAATGCTGCCAACGGTACATGCCAACATGATAATTCGCCAGTTTGCCCTAATTTGCGGTAACTGTTCATACAATGGGAAAGCCAGAGCAACCACTGCAGGAGCTAAAAGATCACTGATATAAATGTTATCTGCGTAGTAGGTATCAAAAGGAACACCGAGTAGCATCAAAATAGCAATTAAAATGACAATACTCATTAGCAGTGGATTGGCTAACGGTGAATGGATTTTAGTTGCAATCCAGCGGCATAAGAAAAAAACCACAAGCGTAAGAATGAGCCACATTATGCTTTCTCCTTAATGCTTTGAGCGCCGACGCGCTGGAGCTTTTTTTCTTTTTTAGGCTTCTTATCGGTATTGAGGTAACGGTCTAAAATGAGACTTAACGTCACCATGACGATAGCACTGCCGCCAATAGCACTGGCGAGAATAGACCAAGCGTTATCCAGTAGCATGTCAAAATGGTTCATCAGCCCTACGCTGATAGGAACAAATAACAGCATCATATAACGGATGAAAATGTGACAGCCGGGACGAACCCAATCGACAGGCGCCAAACCACTTGCCAGTAAGGCAAACAGAATGAGCATACCAAAAATACTCCCTGGAACGGCCACGCCGAGCATTTTTTGAATCCAGTTTCCTATCGCTAAGCTGATGAAAATCAGTGCGAATGAAACGATATATTTAAATAGTGTGTTTAACATATATACTTCGCATACAAGAATTTAATACCCATTAAGAGGCGAGTTGTTCTACGTATTGATATACCGATTTTAAGAGTGCGATTTTCTTTGTATCGCTTTCATGTTCATGAACCAAGTTTTCTAAATTGAGCATATAAGATTCAAGATTTTGCTCGAAATAATCTCGGCAATGATGTGTCCATTGGCGCTGTTCGGTATCATTGAGCGTCCATGGGTAATTACGAGCTCGATAACGGAATAAAAGAGGCGCAATACGCGGGTCATTAAACTGAATATCAAGGGAACCTAAGGCTTCGGGATCACTTTCACGAATAATTTCCATTGCAGCTTTATCAGCTGGAGAGAAAAATCCGTCATACAGCTGAGTATCGACGTCACTGCTTTTTTCAAACTCACGCTCAACACCAAATAGCGCGATAAGTTTTTCGCGAATCTCTGGGTGACTTTTGATCGTAGCTAAGTGAGCCAAACATTGTTCACGATTAATACCAATCGCGTGTGCGTTATCTGCAGTTAGTGTTTTCGCTGGCGCTAATATCGGACACTTATTTAGTTGCACCAATTTAACGGGAACAGGGAGCTCATCAGGCGCTAAATCATCATGGCGAGTGTATAAACGCTCACGCAATGCATCTGCATCTAAATCGAGCAGTGGCTGCGGATCTTTAGCTAAATCAACCACAATCACGGCATTTTGATTCGTTGGGTGCCATGCAACGGGCACGACCCAGCTAGTGTATTGGCATTCTCTACCTAACATGCCTGACACATGCATTAACGGTGTCAGGTTTACGATATCGATCAGATCATTAAGTTTACGTTTATTACGCATGCTGTAGAAATAATCAAACAGCTTTGGTTGAGCGGCTTTGACTTTTTTCGCCATCTCAATTGTTGCAATAACATCGGCGAGCGCATCGTGCGCATTTTCATGTTCTATACCGTTAGCTTTCGATAGATGTTCGAGTTTAAAGCTAGTAAATCCATCTTCGTTTTCCGGCCACTCGATTCCTTCAGGACGCAATGCATGACATGCGCGCATCACATCTAATAGATCCCATCGAGAATTTCCGTTTTTCCAGCTCCACTCATACGGATCTAAGAAATTACGGTAGCAGGTATAACGTGTCACTTCGTCATCAAATCGAATGCTGTTATAACCAAGGCTGGTTGTATTTGGTGTCGCGAGCTCATCATAGATACGACGAATAAACTCTGGCTCTGGTAATCCTTCGGCCATTGCTTTTTGTGGTGAGATTCCAGTAATAAGTGCGGCTTCAGGCCCCGGTAGATAATCGGCAGGTAGGCGACAATAAATCACCACAGGTTCGCCGATGATGTTAAAGTCTTTATCCGTTCTTACTCCAGCGAACTGACTTGGTCTGTCTTTGGCTGGGCTGGTACCCCAAGTTTCGTAGTCAAAGAAAAAGAAAGTCGGCTGGTGTTCCTGTTGCATGTCTTATTACCTAGTGATCAATGATTCAAGGCTATTAGACCATTGCAACGATTACATAGCAATCGCCGCTCTTAGGATAAATGCACTGAGAATCATAAAAAGTGTTTAACCGAAAACGTTCGGTTAAAACAACGGCAAAACAATATTCCATCTATTACATAAAGACAAGGCGGTAGATCAATAAGTTGCTGGTTAGTTGATGCCAATTAAGCTCGGTTATTTTTGGGGTAGGAGTGAGGTTACTTGGGTATGGGCACTTATCGAGTATAGAAATAATGAGAGGGAATATTTTGTACCATTCCCTCGTTTTTATTATCAACAGCTTAGTGGCTGTTCTGATCATTGATAATTACTTGCTGGCGGCGATCCCTTTCATCACAATAATGCTGTAAATCACGTTTAGGATAAGCGTTGTTCGCTTGTTTACCGATAGCAGAGATTAAGTCATTGGTTAGCATATCAGGCTGACCAATTGCGTTAGCTAGACCCACACCAATATGTTCCAGTAAGTGGGTTAAACCACCTGCGCCGCCACCTAAATGAAAAGCGAGTAGCGGCCCAACACTTGCCCAGCGGATACCAAGGGAATGAGTCACGATATCATCCAGCTCTTTGATACCGACCACGCCTTCGTTAACCAGTTTAATCGCTTCGAGTACTAGCGCCATTTGGAGTCTATTGGCGACAAACCCTGATTTTTCATGATTCAGTGCGACAGGGAATTTGCCAAGAGATTGATAAAACTCAGTTGCTTGTTGAATCAGTTGCGGTGACGTTGTTTTAGCGGCGCAAATTTCTACTAAGGGTAGAATATGAGGAGGATTAAACGGGTGACCAATCACAATACGATGACTGTTATTCATTTTCGCCCCTTGCGTGCTGGCAACGATACCCGAGCTTGAGGACAATAATAAACAATCGGCGCTGACATATTGCTCAATCTCTGCCCAAAGCGCTTGCTTAAATGTCACAGATTCAGGACCAGATTCTTGAATGTATTTAGCATCCATTGTCGCTTTCTTGAGGTCGTGACAAGCATGAACGCGCGACAATATCGAGTTAACATCTTGTGGGAGGTCTGGAATCTGTTTTAGGTAGAGTGGGAGAGTATGGGTCAGTTGATCATCGAGATCGTCACGAGGATCGTATACTTGCACTTCGTACCCTTTGGCAGCAAATAACGCCGCCCAGCATAAACCGATGACACCAGCCCCTATGACTGCAACATGAGTTGAGTTATTCATAAGCATTTCCTTACGCAATCCAATTGAGATGTGCTGGGCAATGCTAAAACTGATATTTGTCGTTATGCACCGCCTAGCGATTAGCATACGGTTTACGCTAACGCTACATGGCGGTGGGTACTAGAAGAAAAGGTCACAAAATAGGCATTACTTACTGAGTTGCTGTTTGTATTCGATCATATAACTCAGTTTACTGAAGCGTTTTTGTAAATGCTTAAGCCCTTTTTTACTGACTTTTGGATATTGACCAAGATCGACGGCGTTTTTACCCGATCCGCCAAGGTTTGGGCTACGCAAGCGAATAATGGCATCGCCACCTTCGGCTAAGGCTTTCAAGTAACCTTGTTGAGTGTTGAGATCATACTGATTCAAATCAAACACAGTACGCACTGCTGTAGCCCAGTAAAACTCAATATACGGCATGGCTGGGTTAGGTTTATCCCAACTGATGCCTCGTGAAAAATACATAAATGACCGATAACGGTCATCATCAAATTTGCTTAACTCAAGATCGGTAGGTAATTGATGCCATGAAATTGGATTGTGGTAACGGTTGAATAGCCAAGCGTTATTATCCATGATCATGTTTTGCCAAAAATCAGTGGTACTTTCGCTGCGGTAATCTTTAGTGATAATGACATGCACTTTAAGGTCTTTCCCCGCTTCAGGCAGTTGCCATAAACTTACAAAAGTGTGGTGACCATCGGTAAGGTATAGTTTTGCATCAGGACCAATCACTGCGGTTTTCATATCATCGCGCTCAGTACCAACAGGCTCTTTACATTTATAGCTAGAAGCATCGGTTGGTTTGGAGTGCTCGTAAAAATGGGCAATCCCTTTCTCGCCGTTTATCTCACATAGCGTGTCATAAAGTTTTTTAGGCTCATGGGAAAACCGGCCCAATTTATAGTAGATTTCGT
This DNA window, taken from Vibrio nitrifigilis, encodes the following:
- the pheT gene encoding phenylalanine--tRNA ligase subunit beta, giving the protein MKFSESWLREWVNPAVTTDELTHQITMAGLEVDDVLPVAGDFTGVKVGKVVECAQHPDADKLRVTKIDIGAEELLDIVCGAPNCRQGIKVAVATVGAVLPGDFKIKKAKLRGQPSHGMLCSFSELGIDVESDGIMELAEDAVLGTDFREFLGLNDVTIDVDLTANRADCFSIRGLAREVGVLNRADVNAPETSPVPSTIDDTVSVDVQAPAACPRYLSRVVKNVNVKASTPMWMQEKLRRCGIRSIDPIVDVTNYVMLEQGQPMHAFDLAKIEGGIVVRLAEQGEKLTLLDGTEAELQEGTLVVADKAKALALAGIFGGEHSGVSSDTQDVLLECAFFAPAAIRGRAREYGLHTDSSLRFERGVDFDLQYAAMERATQLLIDICGGDVAPVNATEASAELPTANTVSLRRTKLNDLLGHHVEDADVVEILERLGLSVESTDAGWTATAPSWRFDIAIEQDLVEEVGRIYGYDNIPNQAPVAGLSMNLHKEANLPLKRVRDLLVDRGYHEAITYSFVEPEQQKLIVPDVEPLVLPNPISADMSAMRLGLIQGLLNTVVRNQKRQQPRVRLFEYGLRFTPDEAAENGMRQEPILAGVISGTLNDEHWNINTATVDFFDLKGDLEAILDLTANDKAYSFTAVKHPALHPGQAAAILVDGKQVGVIGTVHPELERKFGLNGRTVVFEIEWNAIATRVIPEAVSLSKFPSNRRDIAVVVDDTVASDAIVQACVAAGGELLKDAKLFDVYVGQGVEDGKKSLAIALTLQSTERTLEEADISTAVDAIVAHVGEKFGASLRD
- the ihfA gene encoding integration host factor subunit alpha gives rise to the protein MALTKADLAESLFEKLGFSKRDAKETVEVFFEEVRKALESGEQVKLSGFGNFDLRDKNERPGRNPKTGEDIPISARRVVTFRPGQKLKARVENIEVTK
- a CDS encoding RelA/SpoT domain-containing protein, translating into MSLLLRTTALMLLIFSRGPAFAAMPADTSAPENRAESQNEVSSKLFRHSLSGLYGIQTTNAAIKQPYDDFDILYTKAHQAQMELENLCKSTAMLTGTQPHFAGVKSKERAQEKIRAEFAGDNTRITDLARATIVADDVPSLVKAYEILNREATVVKVKNRFKKPAPSGYRDLNLLVRLPKTNIVAEVQLHLANIAQVKSGPEHTIYEQVQKIERTALLENRELTELELTKIDRIRSRSQDLYQQAWQPYITTQLQAA
- a CDS encoding thiopurine S-methyltransferase is translated as MRDPEFWHSKWASNKIGFHLDDVNPLLETFWSQLNPQREQSVLVPLCGKSEDLVWLAERHNDVTGVELSPIAVRAFFAEHFYTPLVTQINHAHELYQFDELSIFTGDFFTAPLDSVDLVYDRAAMVALPEDMRVEYVEHIKRLLKPGGKVLLVTLDYPQQELSGPPFSIPEQEVRRLFADWNITILQEDIADEDHPKIAQKGLSRFSEVVWMIEKA
- the purT gene encoding formate-dependent phosphoribosylglycinamide formyltransferase, whose translation is MLGTATRANATRVLLLGSGELGKEVAIECQRLGLEVIACDRYADAPAMQVAHRSHVFDMLDGDALAKVIAEEKPDYVVPEVEAIATPKLVELEAQGLNVVPTANATRLTMNREGIRRLAAEELSLPTSPYRFSDSYEEFLAAVEFVGTPCVCKPVMSSSGKGQSVIKTPEDVEKSWTYAQEGGRSGAGRVIVEGFIDFDYEITLLTVRAVDGVHFCAPIGHRQEDGDYRESWQPQVMSENARKAAEFVAEEVVNALGGYGLFGVELFVKGDKVIFNEVSPRPHDTGLVTLISQDVSEFALHVRAFTGLPIGSITQYGPAASAALLGNGTSQNIQFSGLEDALALPQTQVRLFGKPEIAGRRRLGVALVRDKDTQSAVDKAIDAMKAIQVHYN